The following proteins are co-located in the Eublepharis macularius isolate TG4126 chromosome 5, MPM_Emac_v1.0, whole genome shotgun sequence genome:
- the BTG2 gene encoding protein BTG2: MSQVQRRNGSCVGNCSRADMVPEIAAAVGFVSSLLRTRGCVSEQQLQVFSGALEEALKEHYKHHWFPEKPFKGSGYRCIRINHKMDPIISKAASQIGLSLQQLYQLLPSELTLWVDPFEVSYRIGEDGSICVLYEGSAAPVSSYGMLTCKNQMMLGRTSPSKGYMMTVSS; encoded by the exons ATGAGCCAGGTCCAGCGTCGGAATGGGAGCTGCGTTGGCAACTGCAGTCGGGCGGACATGGTGCCCGAGATCGCCGCTGCTGTGGGCTTCGTGTCCAGCTTGCTCCGAACCCGGGGCTGCGTCAGCGAGCAGCAGCTTCAGGTTTTCAGCGGTGCCCTCGAAGAGGCGCTCAAAG AGCATTACAAACATCACTGGTTTCCTGAGAAACCCTTCAAAGGCTCTGGCTACCGCTGTATCCGTATCAACCATAAAATGGACCCTATCATCAGCAAGGCAGCTAGCCAGATTGGACTCAGCCTCCAGCAGTTATACCAGCTGCTTCCCAGTGAACTCACACTCTGGGTAGACCCTTTTGAGGTTTCCTACCGGATTGGTGAGGATGGATCCATCTGTGTTCTCTATGAGGGATCTGCAGCGCCTGTGAGCTCCTATGGGATGCTCACTTGCAAAAATCAGATGATGCTGGGGCGCACCAGCCCTTCCAAAGGCTACATGATGACAGTCTCCAGCTAA